Proteins from a genomic interval of Zingiber officinale cultivar Zhangliang chromosome 1B, Zo_v1.1, whole genome shotgun sequence:
- the LOC121985112 gene encoding 4-hydroxy-tetrahydrodipicolinate synthase, chloroplastic-like, with protein MTSLLITNHGLSSADATGTLRSRGRHFVPVFDSCRRITRWRFPMAALITDFHLPMRSLEIKNRTSVDDIKSLRLITAIKTPYLPDGRFDLEAYDSLMHMQIINGAEGVIVGGTTGEGHLMSWDEHIMLIGHTVNCFGASVKVIGNTGSNSTREAIHATEQGFAVGMHAALHINPYYGKTSMNGMVAHFDTVLSMGPTIIYNVPSRTGQDIPPSVLQTISQNPNMAGVKECMGNDRIKYYVDKGIITWSGNDDECHDARWASGATGVISVVSNLVPGLMHDIMFRGKNHSLNSKLTPLIKWSFQEPNPIGLNTALAQLGVIRPIFRLPYVPLPRAKRLEFVKIVEELGRENFVGHRDVQVLEEDDFILVGRY; from the exons GATTACAAGATGGAGATTTCCAATGGCTGCTCTCATCACTGATTTTCATCTTCCAATGCGTAGCCTAGAAATTAAAAACAG GACATCAGTTGATGATATTAAATCCTTAAGATTAATCACTGCAATCAAGACCCCATATTTACCTGATGGGAGGTTTGATCTTGAAGCTTATGATTCCTTGATGCACATGCAGATTATCAATGGCGCTGAAGGTGTAATTGTTGGAGGTACAACTGGTGAAGGTCACCTCATGAGCTGGGATGAACATATCATGCTTATTGGACACACTGTCAATTGTTTTGGAGCGTCAGTTAAAGTAATAGGGAATACTGGAAGTAACTCAACAAGAGAAGCAATCCATGCAACTGAACAAGGCTTTGCTGTGGGAATGCACGCTGCATTGCATATCAATCCTTACTACGGGAAGACATCTATGAATGGAATGGTTGCACATTTTGATACTGTCCTTTCAATGGGCCCAACAATTATATACAATGTGCCATCAAGGACTGGACAGGATATTCCACCTTCGGTTTTGCAGACTATCTCACAGAATCCTAACATGGCAGGTGTTAAGGAGTGCATGGGAAATGACCGTATCAAATATTATGTAGATAAAGGCATCATTACATGGAgtggaaacgatgatgaatgccatGATGCTAGATGGGCATCTGGAGCAACAGGTGTTATTTCTGTTGTTAGCAATCTTGTTCCAGGTCTCATGCACGACATCATGTTCCGAGGCAAGAATCACTCACTAAACTCAAAGCTGACGCCTCTCATAAAATGGTCATTCCAGGAGCCAAACCCTATAGGCCTTAATACTGCTCTGGCTCAGCTTGGTGTTATTAGGCCAATATTCAGATTGCCATATGTtcctcttcctcgtgccaagaGACTTGAATTTGTAAAAATTGTCGAGGAACTTGGGCGTGAGAACTTCGTGGGACACAGAGATGTGCAAGTTTTGGAGGAAGATGACTTTATTTTGGTAGGTAGGTACTAG